One region of Myxococcus stipitatus genomic DNA includes:
- a CDS encoding IS110 family transposase — MRFAGIDIGSQTHVVAVVDETGQVLLKPQAVNEDAEGYRALVEALGSPQDVLVALEATGHYWKNLFAHLAAAGFSLALLNPVRTRRFAEEDLARTKTDSIDALGIARFAHQKRPRATPLPHAATEELRELVRLRERLVQDFGDRVRQLHRLVDLGFPEFTRHVKDLGSELACALLENYPTAEAFRAARPRTVAYLRYDGRHFVGRELAHALLEAAKVSVGAHHGEAWRVQVRYACEDLGVLRRRLKDLERDIEKKLEAHDVGTLLTTIDGIGPLTAARLIAEVGNPADFRDAKALAAYVGVVPGLSHSGKRTPSRAGLSPYGNARLRHALWMPTLTAVRKNPWLRRFYEGLRARGKLPKQALVAAMRKLLAAVYSVAKRRQPFTPLLPAAPSPNPSPCANA; from the coding sequence ATGCGGTTCGCGGGTATCGACATTGGCAGTCAGACGCATGTGGTGGCGGTGGTGGACGAGACGGGGCAGGTGCTGCTCAAGCCCCAAGCGGTGAATGAGGACGCCGAGGGCTACCGGGCGCTGGTGGAAGCGCTCGGCAGTCCTCAGGACGTGCTGGTGGCCCTGGAGGCCACCGGGCACTACTGGAAGAACCTCTTTGCCCACCTGGCTGCCGCGGGCTTCTCACTGGCGCTTCTCAATCCGGTGCGCACCCGGCGCTTCGCCGAGGAGGACCTGGCGCGCACCAAGACCGATAGCATCGACGCCTTGGGCATTGCTCGGTTTGCCCACCAGAAACGCCCCCGGGCCACGCCGCTGCCCCACGCGGCCACCGAGGAGCTGCGCGAGCTGGTGCGCCTGCGGGAGCGATTGGTGCAGGACTTCGGCGACCGGGTGCGCCAGCTGCACCGGCTGGTGGACCTGGGCTTCCCGGAATTCACCCGCCATGTGAAGGACCTGGGCAGCGAGCTGGCGTGTGCACTGCTGGAGAACTACCCCACCGCCGAGGCTTTCCGCGCCGCGCGCCCGCGCACGGTGGCCTACCTGCGCTACGACGGCCGGCACTTCGTGGGTCGAGAACTGGCCCACGCGCTGCTGGAGGCCGCCAAGGTGAGTGTTGGTGCACACCACGGCGAGGCCTGGCGCGTCCAGGTGCGCTACGCGTGCGAGGACCTGGGCGTGCTGCGCCGGCGCCTCAAGGACCTGGAGCGCGATATCGAGAAGAAGCTCGAGGCCCATGACGTCGGCACGCTGCTCACCACCATTGACGGCATCGGCCCACTGACTGCCGCCCGACTGATTGCCGAGGTGGGCAACCCCGCCGACTTCCGCGATGCCAAGGCCCTGGCCGCCTACGTCGGCGTGGTGCCGGGACTGTCCCACTCCGGCAAGCGTACCCCCTCTCGCGCGGGCCTGAGCCCCTATGGCAACGCCCGGCTGCGCCATGCCCTCTGGATGCCGACGCTCACCGCCGTCCGCAAGAACCCCTGGCTGCGCCGCTTCTACGAGGGCCTGCGGGCACGTGGAAAGCTACCCAAGCAGGCCCTCGTCGCCGCCATGCGCAAGCTCCTGGCCGCCGTCTACTCCGTCGCCAAGCGCCGGCAGCCCTTCACTCCACTGCTGCCTGCGGCCCCCTCACCGAACCCCTCCCCATGCGCAAACGCTTGA